The window ATTTGAGAGACGTAAAAATATCTCTTTATCCCATAAAAAACAGCATTCAGATTTATCTGGAGACTGCTGCAGGAGGCCCGACCACAATTTCATAATCAAGTGAAAGCAGTCTGTTAAAGACACCAATCAAAAGCTTTCTTTGGCCTCCACATAAGAGGAGTCTGAGCAGAATGGGACGTGCTTGTGGTTCATGTGGCAGACGTCTGAAGGGTCTGACCCACCTGAGATAATTTAAAGGTAATTTGAGGTTCTTTTAATGGTCAAAAATTGTGACAGGTCGCcattctttttctctccatcacAATCCTTCTTGGTCCTCTTCTCCTACTGTGCATAGAGTCGGTTCATCCTCCTGTTTGTTCCACATTACCTCATGCTGACTACAGTCTGATGTTGGAGTGGACATTTGTGATTCGTCCTCACCTCCTCTGTTCGTCTCTTCCGCCAGCGGCTGCAGAGCCTCtgtgctgctctctgtctgctgctgtgacTCATCAGTACTAACAGAGTCTGACTGTTTCCCACTTTCCTCTTCAGTCTTAGTTGCTGAGTTCTGTACGTTCCTGTCCCGACAGGGTTGCCTGCGAATGGTCCGTCGGTTCTGGCTGCGCCGTGATTGGTTGCAGTGCAGGGTGCGCCTGCGATGCCATTGGTTAAGAGAGTTTTGGGCTTCCACGCTGAGCTGACGGGCAGCCAGTCGTGGCTGGAAGCTCGTGATGTAGTAAAGAGAGGCGTATAGAGTTGTAAGGTAGTAGCCACCTGTTGGTTGGGAGAATGCAGAAAAAGATAAGACAAGAAAAAGATTTAACAGTATCAACATCTCTGTAGTCATGGCTGGGAGTCAAACCCACAACTGCATTTGGAGACAAGAAGTGAGCTGCACCAGCTATTTGTAGATCCATCACAAAGTTAAGTGTGTGAAGTCCCCTCTAAGTTCTTCGTGAGTGCTACCAAGTTTCAATCCAGCAGTTTATTTAACTGTTTGccaaatgtgcatattaaggcagtacaggaggagatgcacattaataatcctccaggactgtaacatgatcatgtttaacccaaacaatgtgtcatgtgactgcagttggttcagatcgaggttggaacatgttctcaccgcaaacgaaccgcaccagagttcgtttgtaaccggactgagaccacctcttcgagaaggtctcggtccagttgttttgttgcgcacctgagtgtgattgctgtgttcacacctgcccaaatgaactgcacttagtgggcaaatgaacttgagttcgattgaaccaaatcaaacagggcaggtgtgaaagcaccctaaatctTCACTTTATAATCACTTACATTAAACTTGGCTTAGTCTGAACTTACGAAGCGCTGCTGCAACAGAAGACAGAAACATGGCAACTAATAAATCAGCcaactgtgtgttgtgtgttacaGTGGAAATTTGTGTTATCTTGTGTCTGCCTTACCCTCTCCCTGCAGCTGAGTAGGGTCGAGCAGCTCCATCATGTAGTCCGTGTCTAAGTGTAAGGTGACCAGGTCACTACGGAGCAGCACCCATGTCAGGCAGGGCAGGAAATCATCCGCTCCAAACACTTTGTCTGctggagagaagagaagaatgTGAATTTAAAGGGTAATTAACAGATAAATAAGGTGTCAGtaataatcattaaaaacaaacacccgCCTACCTGAGCTAGCATTAGCACTCATGCTGTGATAGATGGTCTTGCAGACTTTGAGCAGGATCTGGACCTTCTTGTTTGGGGAATAAGCCTCATGCATACTGGTCCACTTCTGCTGGATCCGCTCCAGTGTGACAGAGTCTGGCACTCCAACTCCCGCCGACCCCCCTAGCTCCTCCACCTCGTTCTTTTCCAGCACACGTAGGTTGCTCTGGAGACGCTTGAAGGTGCCATCATCAGTCCGGGAATTATGAATGCAGCTGTAGAGGTGTGCAGAGACAGGCTTCAAAGCCACTTTGTGGAGGGAAAGCTCcaccagggtgtctacaggagGGCCAAAGGAGAAGAATTTAAAGGAGCACTAACAATTAATTTATGGAGCTGCAAGTTAATAACACATGTTCTGACAGTTAGGTTAACAAGCATTTTATAGGGaagtacatttttatttgtctatTGTCAAACGTCGCTGTCAGCGTAACCCTAACCCACTCACCGATCTCTGAGTCATTCATGTCAGTGATGCCGTCCAGCAACGCCTGGATTTCAGGATAGTCCAACAGTGTCTCCCTCAGTGACGTAAGTGATGtcctcacttcctgtaagaACTCTGACCCTGTGACCCCGCTGGGATCAGCCCCTTTCTTCAGCATCATCTCCACAAATCCTTTCACATTTTCCGCAAACGCCGTACCTCTCCGCTCGCTCAACTCCTGCACACGATTGGTTAGTCTCTTCTTCATACTCACCAGCCCACCGAGAGCCTGACCCACCGCTGAGAGACGATGCTTGACCTTGTCAGCCAGCCGGTGCCCTGATGGGTGGTGCGTCACAGAGCATGACATTTGGTACTCCTGCTCTTCCTCTATGCTGCTGATTGACAGCGAGTCGAGCTCCAGCGAAGGCGGGTGGAGCAAAGAGGAAGGCCTGGGCGGAGGCAGCCAGACTCCATCTTCAATCCAGGATACCCTGTGAGGAGACTGAGGCACCGGGCTGCCATGGGGCTGCAGGTCAGGCACTGTGCTATGTACGCTTCCAGGGGAAGATGGAGTAAGACTCCCCGTGCTCGCTCGGCGAGGGGGACTGGAGGCAGAATCTCTGCTGGGCCTCCTGAGAACCACCCCTGCTGGAGCAGCTGGTGCTGATGAGGTTGGGGGGCAATGTGGTGAGTCAGCTGACTGCGCTCTGACTAGACCTGGGCAAGGAAAATATGACATACGAACACCATGTTGGCGACTGAACTCACTTAAAGCACTTAATACATAGAAATATAAGAAATAGTGCAGAGCAAGTAACGTCCTCACCAGAGCTCTCCACACTGGCAGCAGACGGTTCCTGGTCCAACGAGATGGCTCGTTTACTATGTAGCCCTGCCCCTGCCCATGATCTGGTGGTGCTGAGGCGTCGCTCTCGTTTGTAATGTGATGGCATTGTGGCGCACTGAGCAGTGCTCGCCCTGTGGGTCAGCCAATCATCTCCATGTTCACGAAGGTAGAGAGGATTGATGATACAGAGGGCCCCGTTGGTGGAAGTCAACTGagggagcacacacacatacacatacacatacgcATACACAGACTCAGTGAGAAAATAGGATGATGTGGCCCACAGACCAAAATGCAGGTTTAAAATAAGCTTCAACTTACAGCAAGCCTCTACTTTAAAGCagtattaagatattttttggccaCCTGCGGGCAGTGAAATGAGAAGGTTTGTGCCCCGGCCACTATGTTAAAAACAGTCTAGCTGAAACAAAGCACTGCCCACTGGTAGAGCACACTGTGGATTCTTGGACATGCCATTAGGAGCAATacggccctgatcacacagaaaacattttagcagctggaggtggcttTTTGAGCTTTTTGTGTTGCTACGTCCCTCAAGTTTCTGCGCTCTAAGtgcctggcatttttgctggATCCTTTGAACCCCGCAAGTTGAGAAAACTTTAATTCAGAGCAGAAAACTGCcccatgtcatctcttttttcgtcatcttttttcccattgtccaaccGCATGATTTGAGCGacaggccttctgtggtggtcacgacaagtttacagttggtaaacaatggaagagaaactggtggtagcagttgctggacacccagagctatacggcccaacaatagacagcaggtttCCAAATTGCCCCTGAGTCATCTTAAAATATGCCTAGAAacggccatcatggaggagaagctcctggaccaactggtggtactccccatgaccaaccctcttttttagggtctcatgtacccacacagatctctgtttccctgtgcccaacaaactatttgctgacagcctctcaccctcaaccagagctacagcaagtaccctctgcctcaacattttaggaactagataattactgtcaaataaataaacggtagattgattacatggAAAGGTTAGTCTAAGGAcatgtgggggggggggggggttacctggcaacaataaaacgGTGGAGCAAGTGTTTTTattactagtggcattcaattaaaaaaaaaaaaaaggcagtgtggaaaaaaaaaaaaaacattactgtGTGATTGGATCAGGGGAGACAGTGGAGCATGATTCTTTtttccacagattatctgtctcatgtacgactgtcagaatatagtgacagcaaatatgacaaaacttatttttataaacgttaccaactacagcttcaTGGTATTTAGACAAATGATGCCTCACTTGTAAACACAAGAAATAAGGAAGTTGTTACCACTACCTGTgctattacacacacacagtataaatTACCTGTATGGAGCACATGACGCTGCTTGGCTCCCTCTGGGTCATTTCATCAGTCTGTTGGTCAGGTGGTGTGCTGAGCCAAGTTTCTGCATGAGAGCGATATAATAGATAAGGCTGTTTCTGAGAACATTTTTCTGGTTCTGTTTTTCTAATCTAGCTTCAAGGAGAGGATATGAGACGGAGAAGTCACAGAGATGGAAGGACTCACCAGGTTCAAGTTGAGAGAGACGATCTTTGCTCTTCTCGGTTACACTGTAGATCCAGTGAGGAATGGAAAGACACACAGCCAACACATCCCTGACACACAGGACGGGTTGACAAGAGTAAAATACATTTGTTAAGCACTTCTGTCAATGCCCCATCATTTGCTGATTAGGCTTTtcaactgaatttaaaatatgACAATCTAAAAGTTATGATGGAGTCAGGATGTTAACGTGATTAGCACTAGAAAACACATACGAATAAGAGAAGCCAAAGTTCAAAGGGAAGTTCAATCccacacaacaaataaaaaggTGCCAGTGGCACAGCTGGTCCTTACCTGGTTAGAGAGTAGAAGAGCAC is drawn from Epinephelus fuscoguttatus linkage group LG5, E.fuscoguttatus.final_Chr_v1 and contains these coding sequences:
- the rinl gene encoding ras and Rab interactor 2 isoform X3, which produces MFASRAVHSSVNGTTAIPWRSSRKRLSLLEQLKGCQEAWCPGAPWDREWAHAAICGTPAGSFLVVRDSATSQPSLLCVSAGGENEAVVDYDIKSTGTVFQLSESRLSFSDLAQLVLFYSLTRDVLAVCLSIPHWIYSVTEKSKDRLSQLEPETWLSTPPDQQTDEMTQREPSSVMCSIQLTSTNGALCIINPLYLREHGDDWLTHRASTAQCATMPSHYKRERRLSTTRSWAGAGLHSKRAISLDQEPSAASVESSGLVRAQSADSPHCPPTSSAPAAPAGVVLRRPSRDSASSPPRRASTGSLTPSSPGSVHSTVPDLQPHGSPVPQSPHRVSWIEDGVWLPPPRPSSLLHPPSLELDSLSISSIEEEQEYQMSCSVTHHPSGHRLADKVKHRLSAVGQALGGLVSMKKRLTNRVQELSERRGTAFAENVKGFVEMMLKKGADPSGVTGSEFLQEVRTSLTSLRETLLDYPEIQALLDGITDMNDSEIDTLVELSLHKVALKPVSAHLYSCIHNSRTDDGTFKRLQSNLRVLEKNEVEELGGSAGVGVPDSVTLERIQQKWTSMHEAYSPNKKVQILLKVCKTIYHSMSANASSADKVFGADDFLPCLTWVLLRSDLVTLHLDTDYMMELLDPTQLQGEGGYYLTTLYASLYYITSFQPRLAARQLSVEAQNSLNQWHRRRTLHCNQSRRSQNRRTIRRQPCRDRNVQNSATKTEEESGKQSDSVSTDESQQQTESSTEALQPLAEETNRGGEDESQMSTPTSDCSQHEVMWNKQEDEPTLCTVGEEDQEGL
- the rinl gene encoding ras and Rab interactor 2 isoform X2; amino-acid sequence: MCCLCAWMQTVVHAHKRVEMFASRAVHSSVNGTTAIPWRSSRKRLSLLEQLKGCQEAWCPGAPWDREWAHAAICGTPAGSFLVVRDSATSQPSLLCVSAGGENEAVVDYDIKSTGTVFQLSESRLSFSDLAQLVLFYSLTRDVLAVCLSIPHWIYSVTEKSKDRLSQLEPETWLSTPPDQQTDEMTQREPSSVMCSIQLTSTNGALCIINPLYLREHGDDWLTHRASTAQCATMPSHYKRERRLSTTRSWAGAGLHSKRAISLDQEPSAASVESSGLVRAQSADSPHCPPTSSAPAAPAGVVLRRPSRDSASSPPRRASTGSLTPSSPGSVHSTVPDLQPHGSPVPQSPHRVSWIEDGVWLPPPRPSSLLHPPSLELDSLSISSIEEEQEYQMSCSVTHHPSGHRLADKVKHRLSAVGQALGGLVSMKKRLTNRVQELSERRGTAFAENVKGFVEMMLKKGADPSGVTGSEFLQEVRTSLTSLRETLLDYPEIQALLDGITDMNDSEIDTLVELSLHKVALKPVSAHLYSCIHNSRTDDGTFKRLQSNLRVLEKNEVEELGGSAGVGVPDSVTLERIQQKWTSMHEAYSPNKKVQILLKVCKTIYHSMSANASSDKVFGADDFLPCLTWVLLRSDLVTLHLDTDYMMELLDPTQLQGEGGYYLTTLYASLYYITSFQPRLAARQLSVEAQNSLNQWHRRRTLHCNQSRRSQNRRTIRRQPCRDRNVQNSATKTEEESGKQSDSVSTDESQQQTESSTEALQPLAEETNRGGEDESQMSTPTSDCSQHEVMWNKQEDEPTLCTVGEEDQEGL
- the rinl gene encoding ras and Rab interactor 2 isoform X1, with amino-acid sequence MCCLCAWMQTVVHAHKRVEMFASRAVHSSVNGTTAIPWRSSRKRLSLLEQLKGCQEAWCPGAPWDREWAHAAICGTPAGSFLVVRDSATSQPSLLCVSAGGENEAVVDYDIKSTGTVFQLSESRLSFSDLAQLVLFYSLTRDVLAVCLSIPHWIYSVTEKSKDRLSQLEPETWLSTPPDQQTDEMTQREPSSVMCSIQLTSTNGALCIINPLYLREHGDDWLTHRASTAQCATMPSHYKRERRLSTTRSWAGAGLHSKRAISLDQEPSAASVESSGLVRAQSADSPHCPPTSSAPAAPAGVVLRRPSRDSASSPPRRASTGSLTPSSPGSVHSTVPDLQPHGSPVPQSPHRVSWIEDGVWLPPPRPSSLLHPPSLELDSLSISSIEEEQEYQMSCSVTHHPSGHRLADKVKHRLSAVGQALGGLVSMKKRLTNRVQELSERRGTAFAENVKGFVEMMLKKGADPSGVTGSEFLQEVRTSLTSLRETLLDYPEIQALLDGITDMNDSEIDTLVELSLHKVALKPVSAHLYSCIHNSRTDDGTFKRLQSNLRVLEKNEVEELGGSAGVGVPDSVTLERIQQKWTSMHEAYSPNKKVQILLKVCKTIYHSMSANASSADKVFGADDFLPCLTWVLLRSDLVTLHLDTDYMMELLDPTQLQGEGGYYLTTLYASLYYITSFQPRLAARQLSVEAQNSLNQWHRRRTLHCNQSRRSQNRRTIRRQPCRDRNVQNSATKTEEESGKQSDSVSTDESQQQTESSTEALQPLAEETNRGGEDESQMSTPTSDCSQHEVMWNKQEDEPTLCTVGEEDQEGL
- the rinl gene encoding ras and Rab interactor 2 isoform X4, whose product is MAVHSSVNGTTAIPWRSSRKRLSLLEQLKGCQEAWCPGAPWDREWAHAAICGTPAGSFLVVRDSATSQPSLLCVSAGGENEAVVDYDIKSTGTVFQLSESRLSFSDLAQLVLFYSLTRDVLAVCLSIPHWIYSVTEKSKDRLSQLEPETWLSTPPDQQTDEMTQREPSSVMCSIQLTSTNGALCIINPLYLREHGDDWLTHRASTAQCATMPSHYKRERRLSTTRSWAGAGLHSKRAISLDQEPSAASVESSGLVRAQSADSPHCPPTSSAPAAPAGVVLRRPSRDSASSPPRRASTGSLTPSSPGSVHSTVPDLQPHGSPVPQSPHRVSWIEDGVWLPPPRPSSLLHPPSLELDSLSISSIEEEQEYQMSCSVTHHPSGHRLADKVKHRLSAVGQALGGLVSMKKRLTNRVQELSERRGTAFAENVKGFVEMMLKKGADPSGVTGSEFLQEVRTSLTSLRETLLDYPEIQALLDGITDMNDSEIDTLVELSLHKVALKPVSAHLYSCIHNSRTDDGTFKRLQSNLRVLEKNEVEELGGSAGVGVPDSVTLERIQQKWTSMHEAYSPNKKVQILLKVCKTIYHSMSANASSADKVFGADDFLPCLTWVLLRSDLVTLHLDTDYMMELLDPTQLQGEGGYYLTTLYASLYYITSFQPRLAARQLSVEAQNSLNQWHRRRTLHCNQSRRSQNRRTIRRQPCRDRNVQNSATKTEEESGKQSDSVSTDESQQQTESSTEALQPLAEETNRGGEDESQMSTPTSDCSQHEVMWNKQEDEPTLCTVGEEDQEGL